The following coding sequences are from one Geitlerinema sp. PCC 9228 window:
- a CDS encoding circadian clock protein KaiA produces MFLPSDALAAEIDDRLGGERYAIERFSTETEFLNFVEHHKHYIDCLILQFTSSLPLVVQHLRDRATFLPAVVLATMPTPLHDTEGTQLENLSESLSATTHQMPPLSTSNAFPYTVYHNAEVVVAAEELDLLEAGMENAIAQFLKRAPHSFSSESIPPSQAMVDAEESYHFVATHQHRLAEKLKERLGYLGVYYKRNPENFFRHLSRSEQKKFLEELEYRYREIIINYFAGDDRTVNAKIDEFVNLAFFSDISATQIVELHMNLMDEFSKQLQLEGRSEEILLDYRLTLIDTISHLCEMYRRSIPRESSESD; encoded by the coding sequence ATGTTTTTACCTTCCGATGCGCTCGCTGCCGAAATTGATGACAGGTTAGGCGGCGAACGATACGCTATTGAGCGGTTTTCTACGGAGACGGAATTTCTGAACTTTGTGGAACACCACAAACACTACATCGATTGTTTGATCTTACAGTTTACCTCTTCGCTGCCTTTGGTCGTGCAGCACTTGCGCGATCGCGCCACCTTTTTACCCGCTGTGGTGCTAGCTACCATGCCTACCCCCCTACACGATACAGAGGGCACGCAATTGGAAAACTTATCCGAATCCCTGTCGGCAACCACCCATCAAATGCCTCCCCTATCCACCTCCAACGCTTTTCCCTATACGGTTTACCACAATGCGGAAGTGGTGGTGGCCGCCGAAGAACTGGATTTGTTAGAAGCTGGGATGGAAAACGCGATCGCACAATTTCTCAAACGCGCACCTCATAGTTTTTCCAGCGAAAGCATACCCCCCAGCCAAGCCATGGTGGATGCTGAAGAAAGCTACCATTTTGTCGCTACCCACCAGCATCGTCTAGCAGAAAAACTCAAAGAACGATTGGGATATCTGGGCGTGTACTACAAACGCAACCCCGAAAATTTCTTTCGCCATTTATCGCGCTCCGAGCAAAAGAAATTCCTAGAAGAATTAGAATATAGATACCGAGAAATTATCATCAATTACTTTGCCGGGGACGATCGCACTGTCAATGCGAAAATAGACGAATTTGTTAACCTAGCCTTCTTCTCAGATATTTCCGCCACACAAATTGTCGAACTTCACATGAACCTGATGGACGAATTTTCCAAACAGTTGCAATTGGAAGGGCGCAGCGAGGAAATTCTCCTTGACTATCGCCTGACCTTAATTGATACAATATCTCATTTATGCGAAATGTATCGCCGCTCCATTCCCAGGGAATCTTCAGAAAGTGACTAA